The genomic stretch TGAGGCTGCCGCCGAGAGTGCCTGCGAGCCCGCGGCCCAGCCGAACATCTTTCCCGCGCCTCTCCGCGCCTCGTCCCAGTCCATCCCCGCCCGACCCCCGACGCACCCCAGTCCCCTGACCCCTCAGTCCGGCCCGGTCTGGCCTCCCAGCGGGGTCACGCAACCGCCCCGGGGACGATGAAAGGAGGATAAATGATGCCCAAGGTGGACAGCGGTGCCTTCCTGCTGCTCTTCCTGCTCTTGCTGTCACTGAGCCGTTGCGGCCAGTGGGGCCCCTCTGCTGGGACAGGCTCTGTGTCCAGCACCTGCTCCGGGTCACGCTCTGGGGGAGTAGGAGTCGCACGACTGTCTCAGCCTTGGATTTGACTTTGGCCTCATCCACCTAGGGGCCACGGGCGAACCACGTGGGTTACGAAGTtcaaggggagaggggagaaacTGATGAAAATAGCGGCTCATCTGGGACTGCCTTCCTTCTCTGGCTCCACCCTTGACTTCTTCAGAGCTCGGGCTTTAAGCCGTGAGCTCCATCTCATTCCCTGGGCCGCAAGAAGCTCACTAGGCCCGCGTCTCTGGAGGTTGTTGGGGGGGCCCTTCCTCTGTCTCCATGGTCGATGGCTCGCTGGGGAAACCCAGGATCTCCGACTGCCTGGACATTTGCACTGCTGCCCCCTCAGGTTTTGTCTCAGGCTGTGCCTGGGGCTGTGCCTCTCCCTCAGGCTCCAGCTTAGTGGCAGACTTCTTGTCAGAGCCAGGTTCGGGGGTCCACAAGGGTTCAGTTCCCCGAGAACTCTCCCCCTCCTTGTTGATGGCCACAGAGGGAGATCCCCATGCCTTGGGCTGCATCCAGCAGTGGCTGAGGATCTCGTCGATATGGAGCCGCAGGTTGACATCGGGCTGCAGCATGCGGTAGATGAGGTCCTTGCACTCGCCTGTCAGGTGCTTGGAGCGTGGGAAGCTGACGCGGTGTTCCTTCTGGATACGCAGCATCTTCTTGATGTTGGAGTCGTCGTAGGGCATGGAACCGCAGACCATGATGTAGAGGATCACGCCTAGGCTCCAGATGTCGTACACCTTGGGCTGGTAGGGAATGCCCTGCAGCACCTCTGGCGCCGCATATGCTGGTGACCCACAGAAGGTCTTGCTTAATGCCATTCGACCACTGTCATCCCGCAGGCAGCGCTTGGAGAAGCTGAAGTCGGAAAGCTTGATGTTGAAGTCCTTGTCAAGGAGAAGGTTGTCACATTTGAGGTCCCGGTGGACGACGTCCAGGTCATGGCAGTACTTGATGGCCAAGGATAGCTGGTGGAACTTCTTGCGAGCTTCGTCCTCATGCAGGGCTCCCCGGGTTTTGATTAACTCAAGGAGGTCGCCCTGGGCTGCGAGCTCCATGACAATGTAGACCTTGCCATGTGATGTCTCAAAGATCTCGTAGGTCTTAATGATGGAGCAGTGGTTTAACATGGCCAGAATCTCAATTTCCCGGGGAAGGAATTTCTCCAAGAAGTCTGCGGGGGCTTTCTTGCGGTCAATGATCTTGATTGCCACATTGAACTTCAGGCGCTCAGAGTAAGCAGATTTTACTTTTGCATAGGAGCCCTGTCCTAAATTTATCCCCAGGAGGTAGCCTCGTCGCTTGAGGACAGCAGCGTCATCCATGGTGCTGGGAGTGCCCAGTGCCTCTGAGGCTGCCCTCTACAGCCTCGAGGCGCATGGGCCAGCAGTGTGCTCATTTACATCCTGGATGGAGAGTCCTTTGGGCTGGCCAGGCCTGCTGTTCCTGCCTCCTAGAGGCCAAGACTCTGGAGTGGAACATTTGGCACTGTCTCCCAGGTGACTTCAGTGAGTGAAGTCACAAAGGAGGAGTGCCCTGGGGGAATGAGGCCCTGGCCTGAGGCACTTGGACTTGGAATCCCGGAAGGCTGGCCAGCACGCTGGAGCAGACAAGATGAGCAGAAAGTGGCCTCATGTCTTGCTGGGATCTGAGGTAGAAGGAGGCTGTGTGGGACACATGGGTCTGCCCATGCTTCCAAACCCAGAGCCAGGCCTGCTTGTGCAGAATTGAGGCCAATTCTTGCAAACCAGGGCATCTGAGGAGGGTTTAATAAAGGGACAATTAATAAAGGTGGGAGCAGACTGTAGGGAACCCTGAGGGTAACACAGTTACCCCAAGATAGTAGCAGACCCCTGGCCTGCATAGAAAAGGGTGGGAATGGTCCCTGGAACCCAGAAAGAGTAGTGTAGACAGGACCACCTTGAGAGAGGCAGTGGCCTTCAGTGCAGAAAAAGCCAGACTCAGTGACCCTACAGGCTGGCAGGGGATGGAAGGAAGTCCCATCCGTGACCTCTTTCTCCCCTTCAGCCCTTGACACTGTCCACACAGGCGACCCTCAGGGGTGCAGAGCAGGGCCAAGAACGGTGGTGGGTCAAGAAGGTAGACAGCCTCCTGGCCCTGGAGTCATGCAGTTTGAGATGCCTGGATTCTGCCACCTCCCTATACACCTCTTCCCTTGTCTGAGCCTTTGCTGCCTTCTTACAGCAGCTCTGTAGGAGGACAGCCGGCAGGAGTTCTGCTCTTGGCTGTGAGCTCCCTCTTGGGGACCTGCCCAGCCCACGGCCCTGGCTGGGCTCCCAGGGCATATCTGGGGCTGGGgactgaaggtggggcctggatGCCACCCTGAGCACTGGCAGCTGCTCTGAGGACATTACAAGCAGCAGGGGCAGCACTGGACAGTGACCATCGTTTCTGCTGGCAGTGGAGCCTCTGCTGTGACTGGTTCTGTgtccagcacctgctctgggccACACCGTCAGGAAGAAGGAGTTGCATGACTGTCCTAGCCTTGGATTTGACTTTGGCCTCATCTACCTAGAGGGAGTGAGAACTCCTTCCTCATATGAGCCAGGTGGAACCCTGGGCCCCTCAGGAGTGAGTTAGTAGGGCTggatgttgctcaggctgggttGGGTCCCCACCAGCTGTGgcccttctcccttttctctgctcCTTCACCTTCTTCCCCAACCCTGACTGCCCACTGCCAGTCCTTTGTGCGTGGTTGGTGCTCCTTCCTCCAGACAGCCTCCGTCTCCTTCCTGCTGGGGATACCCCAAGTGCTGTCTCttggaaaccaaaaataaaattctaatctCCCcagccatctgaatggacccctcctctcagccaagggcattccaaagttaacctgaaaaactagttcaggccatgataggAAGTGGGGGTCAGGCAGGCCTCATCATCTCTCCTCCCTTCAGGTTTCAGGCACAGCTGAGCAGCAGTAACATCGACACAGAGACCTGAAGACTGACAACAGACTCTGGCAGTAAGATACAGCAGGATCTGAAGGGAACTGAAGTATTTTACTATCAAACagatttctttgacatattttcaaatggctctgcaaa from Nomascus leucogenys isolate Asia chromosome 2, Asia_NLE_v1, whole genome shotgun sequence encodes the following:
- the TSSK1B gene encoding testis-specific serine/threonine-protein kinase 1, with protein sequence MDDAAVLKRRGYLLGINLGQGSYAKVKSAYSERLKFNVAIKIIDRKKAPADFLEKFLPREIEILAMLNHCSIIKTYEIFETSHGKVYIVMELAAQGDLLELIKTRGALHEDEARKKFHQLSLAIKYCHDLDVVHRDLKCDNLLLDKDFNIKLSDFSFSKRCLRDDSGRMALSKTFCGSPAYAAPEVLQGIPYQPKVYDIWSLGVILYIMVCGSMPYDDSNIKKMLRIQKEHRVSFPRSKHLTGECKDLIYRMLQPDVNLRLHIDEILSHCWMQPKAWGSPSVAINKEGESSRGTEPLWTPEPGSDKKSATKLEPEGEAQPQAQPETKPEGAAVQMSRQSEILGFPSEPSTMETEEGPPQQPPETRA